In Vitis riparia cultivar Riparia Gloire de Montpellier isolate 1030 unplaced genomic scaffold, EGFV_Vit.rip_1.0 scaffold470_pilon_pilon, whole genome shotgun sequence, the following proteins share a genomic window:
- the LOC117909933 gene encoding uncharacterized protein LOC117909933, whose translation MFPPSPSAPHPQVNYEALRHSEVNENLLRQPHPQPQEAAEERTVADQNESPDVSVKAMEDKQFVPFISRPILASASFSARQNNPPPPPSLSRTKTEADIDLQDVLAAAQVAAESAERAAAAARSAASLAQVRIAEIMKRNDQVLDSSCENPFHIDTSDQSPTTEKPHVDHHNSLGDSDGVSNPLDAHQDPENYQASEALNLPSYDRDKVGIDSSPSDDHVIEDKPANHQPQRLPSMDDDSYFSYPNLFTSQGSNLGSGVHSFTDTSRSTHEH comes from the coding sequence ATGTTCCCACCTTCTCCATCTGCTCCTCACCCTCAAGTTAATTATGAAGCACTGAGACATTCTGAAGTTAATGAAAATCTATTACGTCAACCACATCCACAACCTCAGGAAGCAGCGGAAGAAAGAACAGTGGCTGACCAAAATGAATCGCCTGATGTTTCAGTCAAAGCTATGGAAGATAAACAGTTTGTGCCATTCATTTCTCGCCCGATATTGGCTTCTGCATCATTTTCAGCAAGGCAAAATAATCCACCTCCACCTCCCAGTCTCTCAAGAACCAAAACTGAGGCCGATATTGATTTGCAGGATGTATTGGCTGCTGCTCAGGTGGCTGCAGAAAGTGCTGAACGGGCTGCTGCAGCAGCCCGCTCAGCAGCTAGCCTTGCACAGGTCAGAATTGCTGAAATCATGAAGAGAAATGATCAGGTCCTTGATAGTAGCTGTGAGAATCCATTCCATATTGATACATCTGATCAATCACCTACAACAGAAAAGCCACATGTCGATCATCACAACTCTCTGGGTGATTCTGATGGTGTTTCAAATCCCTTGGATGCTCATCAAGACCCTGAGAATTACCAGGCATCAGAGGCATTGAATCTTCCTTCATACGACAGAGACAAGGTGGGGATTGATTCCTCACCATCCGATGATCATGTGATTGAAGACAAGCCTGCTAATCACCAACCTCAGAGATTGCCCTCCATGGACGACGACTCATATTTTTCGTACCCAAACTTATTCACCTCACAGGGATCAAATCTTGGATCTGGTGTTCATTCGTTCACAGATACTTCCCGATCCACTCATGAGCACTGA
- the LOC117909932 gene encoding elicitor peptide 6-like — translation MEEPSTGEMTQRPTTVYYSHNPCYYLQEAIRAILKCLGLESSTSRDSSSSSSEQKDDDDTEASPQQSGSSTQQGAHSSSADSPSTTQQDNNTFEDAESARELRRGPTRPPISSESRPGGGSQIN, via the exons ATGGAGGAGCCATCAACCGGGGAGATGACACAGAGACCAACAACTGTTTACTACTCTCACAATCCATGCTATTATCTTCAAGAAGCTATAAGGGCTATTCTCAAGTGTTTGGGCCTGGAATCTTCTACTTCTAGGGACTCTTCGTCAAGCAGTTCAGAACAAAAGGATGATGACGACACTGAAGCAAGTCCCCAACAATCTGGTTCTTCTACACAACAAGGAGCACACTCATCATCAGCTGACTCTCCTTCAACTACACAACAAGATAACAACACCTTC GAGGATGCTGAAAGTGCGCGTGAATTGAGGAGAGGGCCTACAAGGCCACCAATAAGTTCTGAAAGCAGGCCTGGAGGTGGTTCTCAGATTAACTGA